In one Candidatus Delongbacteria bacterium genomic region, the following are encoded:
- a CDS encoding response regulator, whose protein sequence is MALELNQLLHNNFMQRFRGRLLLCPMLPPGAGPDRLANDAWRESTGLSESELAELPLDQLVKPIPSEDGECRLSVRVAGNKWTQLVCQVRCYQDWREIILPYRADGSLGPSELAARLGAILRITTELRKHGNDEAIIEEIGRACQQITRSNRTTIFIVNGDGSLSPIFTDDIEYGDTIMAMRVPAGTGLTGHVIQHGRALIENDVLHSPLTLQIPGTPVMDEALLSVPLVSGERVLGALTLTRDASQPFSQVDLEIMSIMASQVTDILAEQELIEKLAASEAKFRSLVENAEVGLFRLDLDGRLLEINPWAHRLLSIPADEVPQLQDIWGSEDAHHRFMQRLREETHVSSFECRSLSRDGRLLELQFSGRLFRDLGTIEGVMHDLTRQKRHEQESRDRLGFLENFISQSPQALLVVKPDGSLEHVNRSFEKLFGLERRTLMLDSAGMSPADRLCSLIPGLVEHWTAALGGQTHTVDAQSVEIRLDKGPSRELHLAFTVFPIHNQIGNLTEVVFLFQDITRRFELQRQLVRAQKLESIGSLAGGFAHDFKNILASILGNAQFIKQRFAEDPELQRIGDTIERATGKADNLTRQLLGMSREGTEQRRRMNLNTLVEDTLQLLGRGVPKRIHLHTELASDLPMVMADSEQLEQVLLNLVLNSADAIAEEGQIHISTRVRRLDPDAAADDKPGKHFVELEVRDTGCGIPTDLQVKIFDPFFTTKSDGKGTGLGLAMVDGIVRAHGGRVELASRPNVGTRFRILLPVCENPSESAQSDREIHGGLLPGTEHILVVDDEDVIRDMILRILENLGYKAVACSTGHDALEYFSTHRDEVDLVILDMMMPEMSGLEVHERLVALKPSVRILVCSGYSDQDSSALLNMPAIHGFLQKPFSISAFSQNLRRILDA, encoded by the coding sequence ATGGCCCTGGAGTTGAACCAGCTCCTGCACAACAACTTCATGCAGCGCTTCAGAGGGCGGCTGCTGCTGTGCCCAATGCTGCCGCCCGGAGCGGGCCCCGATCGTCTGGCCAACGACGCCTGGCGTGAAAGCACCGGTCTGTCGGAATCGGAACTGGCCGAGCTTCCGCTGGATCAACTGGTCAAGCCCATCCCCAGCGAGGACGGCGAGTGCCGGTTGTCCGTGCGTGTCGCGGGCAACAAGTGGACCCAGCTGGTCTGTCAGGTCCGCTGTTACCAGGACTGGCGCGAAATCATTCTGCCCTACCGTGCCGATGGCAGCCTGGGCCCTTCGGAGCTGGCCGCACGCCTGGGCGCGATCCTGCGCATCACCACAGAACTGCGCAAGCATGGCAACGACGAAGCGATCATCGAGGAAATCGGTCGCGCCTGCCAGCAGATCACGCGCTCCAATCGAACCACGATCTTCATCGTCAATGGCGATGGCTCGCTGAGCCCGATCTTCACCGATGACATCGAATACGGTGACACGATCATGGCCATGCGGGTTCCCGCGGGCACCGGTCTGACCGGTCATGTGATCCAGCATGGTCGTGCTCTCATCGAGAATGACGTGCTTCATTCCCCCCTGACCCTGCAGATTCCCGGCACCCCGGTGATGGATGAGGCACTGCTGAGTGTGCCACTTGTCAGTGGGGAACGCGTCCTGGGGGCGCTGACCCTCACCCGGGATGCAAGTCAGCCTTTCAGTCAGGTGGACCTGGAAATCATGAGCATCATGGCCAGCCAGGTCACCGACATCCTGGCCGAACAGGAGCTGATTGAGAAGCTGGCGGCCAGCGAAGCCAAGTTCCGCAGCCTGGTCGAAAACGCGGAAGTTGGCCTGTTCCGGCTGGATCTCGATGGTCGCCTGCTCGAGATCAATCCCTGGGCCCATCGACTGCTCAGCATTCCCGCGGACGAGGTTCCCCAGCTGCAGGACATCTGGGGCAGTGAGGACGCACACCATCGCTTCATGCAACGGCTTCGCGAAGAGACACACGTGAGCAGTTTCGAGTGCCGCTCCCTGAGCCGAGATGGGCGACTGCTGGAGCTGCAGTTCAGTGGGCGGCTGTTCCGGGATCTGGGCACCATCGAAGGTGTGATGCACGACCTGACCCGGCAGAAGCGCCACGAGCAGGAAAGCCGCGACCGGCTCGGTTTCCTCGAAAACTTCATCAGCCAGAGCCCCCAGGCGCTGCTGGTGGTCAAACCCGACGGCAGTCTGGAGCACGTGAATCGCAGTTTCGAGAAGCTCTTCGGCCTCGAACGTCGTACGCTCATGCTGGACAGCGCCGGCATGTCCCCGGCCGACCGGCTGTGTTCGCTGATCCCCGGACTGGTGGAACACTGGACGGCCGCGCTGGGTGGACAGACCCACACGGTGGACGCGCAAAGCGTCGAGATCCGCCTTGACAAGGGCCCCAGCCGCGAGCTGCATCTTGCATTCACCGTGTTCCCGATCCACAACCAGATCGGAAACCTGACCGAAGTGGTCTTCCTGTTCCAGGACATCACACGCCGTTTCGAGCTGCAGCGCCAACTGGTGCGCGCCCAGAAGCTGGAATCGATCGGCAGCCTGGCGGGTGGTTTCGCTCACGACTTCAAGAACATCCTGGCCAGCATTCTGGGCAATGCCCAGTTCATCAAGCAGCGTTTTGCCGAGGACCCTGAGCTGCAGCGCATCGGTGATACCATCGAACGCGCCACGGGCAAGGCCGACAATCTGACCCGCCAGTTGCTGGGCATGTCCCGCGAGGGCACCGAACAACGGCGCAGGATGAATCTGAACACACTTGTGGAAGATACGCTCCAGCTGCTGGGACGAGGCGTTCCCAAGCGAATCCACCTGCACACCGAACTGGCTTCCGACCTGCCCATGGTGATGGCCGACAGCGAACAGCTCGAGCAGGTACTGCTGAATCTGGTGCTGAACTCGGCGGATGCGATCGCGGAAGAGGGCCAGATCCACATTTCCACACGGGTTCGACGGCTGGACCCGGACGCCGCTGCCGATGACAAACCGGGCAAGCACTTCGTGGAACTGGAAGTTCGTGATACGGGTTGCGGAATCCCGACCGACCTGCAGGTCAAGATCTTTGACCCTTTCTTCACCACCAAGTCCGACGGCAAGGGTACGGGACTGGGGCTCGCCATGGTCGATGGCATCGTGCGTGCGCACGGTGGCCGGGTCGAACTCGCCAGCCGCCCCAATGTGGGCACGCGCTTCAGGATCCTGCTTCCCGTGTGTGAGAATCCGTCGGAATCGGCTCAATCCGACCGCGAGATCCACGGCGGCCTTCTCCCGGGCACCGAGCACATTCTGGTGGTGGATGACGAGGATGTGATCCGCGACATGATTCTCCGGATCCTCGAGAATCTGGGTTACAAGGCCGTGGCCTGCAGTACGGGTCACGATGCCCTGGAGTACTTCTCCACACACCGCGACGAGGTGGACCTGGTCATTCTGGACATGATGATGCCGGAAATGAGTGGACTGGAAGTCCACGAACGCCTGGTCGCACTCAAACCTTCCGTGCGGATTCTGGTCTGCTCCGGTTACAGCGACCAGGACAGCAGCGCTCTGCTGAACATGCCCGCGATCCATGGATTCCTGCAGAAGCCCTTCTCGATCAGCGCCTTCTCCCAGAACCTGCGCCGCATCCTGGACGCCTGA
- the metG gene encoding methionine--tRNA ligase: MNRFYITTPIYYVNSDLHLGHAYTTVLADVFSRYHRLMGHETHFLTGTDEHGQKVLEASNRLGVSPREHCDEMSARFKALWSRLNVRQDRFIRTTDADHVALVTRCLQQLHDQGHLYTQDYEGWYDVKSERFFTEKDLVDGRSPDGNEVVKLREKNWFFRMSAFQQWLVDHIQANPEFIQPEQRRNEVLGFLRQPLQDLCISRPKSRMDWGIELPFDREYVCYVWVDALLNYVTGSGPESRSEVAGEWWPASTHLIGKDILTTHCVYWPTLLRALGLEQPRSLLIHGWWLVDNQKMSKSEGNVVNPLSLIDHIGVDAFRFFLIREMAPWNDTSFSFESIVKRLNTDLANDLGNLLSRVTNLAAKSLEGRLPAASGQSTGLRDFFTSRVSHWPRQVESNNLHGLLEDVFVMIREANRQMELHAPWKVLRSDPASAAAMLADTAETLRLAALLLEPVMPGLSREILARLGVETEPAVELLDWREDRPFTVSHGDPVFPRIDTDAFLAALGVAPAPAVPAVPAKPGKPAKPAAAEAAEEDGLITFEHFGKAQLLAARILEADRVEGADRLLRLKIDTGSDTRQIVAGIALFYTPDELVGRMICVVANLKPAVIRGIESRGMLLAAKSPGSLVLVNPGDVPPGASIG; encoded by the coding sequence ATGAACCGCTTCTACATCACCACCCCGATCTACTATGTGAACTCGGACCTGCATCTGGGACACGCCTACACCACGGTCCTGGCCGATGTCTTTTCGCGCTACCACCGCCTGATGGGACACGAGACGCATTTTCTGACGGGAACCGACGAACACGGCCAGAAAGTGCTCGAGGCCTCCAACCGCCTCGGTGTCAGCCCACGCGAACACTGCGACGAGATGTCGGCGCGCTTCAAGGCTCTCTGGAGCCGGCTGAACGTGCGCCAGGACCGCTTCATCCGCACCACCGACGCGGACCATGTAGCCCTGGTGACCCGCTGTCTGCAGCAACTGCATGATCAGGGCCACCTGTACACCCAGGACTACGAAGGCTGGTACGACGTCAAGAGCGAACGGTTCTTCACCGAGAAGGATCTGGTGGACGGCCGCAGCCCCGATGGCAACGAGGTGGTGAAGCTGCGCGAGAAGAACTGGTTCTTCCGCATGTCCGCATTCCAGCAGTGGCTCGTGGATCACATCCAGGCCAATCCGGAATTCATCCAGCCCGAACAGCGTCGCAACGAGGTGCTGGGTTTTCTGCGTCAGCCTCTGCAGGACCTGTGCATCAGTCGTCCCAAGAGCCGCATGGACTGGGGAATCGAACTGCCCTTCGACCGGGAGTACGTGTGTTATGTCTGGGTCGATGCGCTGCTGAACTACGTCACCGGCAGCGGCCCCGAGTCCCGCAGCGAGGTGGCCGGCGAATGGTGGCCGGCCAGCACACACCTGATCGGCAAGGACATTCTCACCACCCACTGCGTGTATTGGCCCACCCTGCTGCGCGCCCTGGGACTGGAGCAGCCTCGCTCGCTGCTGATCCACGGCTGGTGGCTGGTGGACAACCAGAAGATGTCCAAGTCCGAAGGCAACGTGGTGAATCCGCTGAGCCTGATCGATCACATCGGGGTGGACGCCTTCCGTTTCTTCCTGATCCGCGAAATGGCACCCTGGAACGACACCAGCTTCAGTTTCGAAAGCATCGTCAAGCGCCTGAACACCGATCTGGCCAACGATCTGGGCAATCTGCTCTCCCGCGTGACAAACCTTGCCGCCAAGTCGCTGGAGGGGCGTCTGCCCGCCGCCAGTGGCCAGAGCACCGGGCTGCGTGACTTCTTCACCAGCCGTGTGTCCCATTGGCCCAGACAGGTTGAGAGCAACAATCTCCACGGTCTGCTGGAAGACGTGTTCGTGATGATCCGCGAGGCCAACCGCCAGATGGAACTGCACGCGCCCTGGAAAGTCCTGCGCAGCGACCCGGCCTCCGCCGCGGCCATGCTCGCCGACACGGCGGAAACACTGCGGCTGGCGGCCCTGCTGCTGGAACCGGTGATGCCCGGACTCTCCCGCGAAATCCTGGCCCGTCTGGGTGTGGAAACCGAGCCGGCGGTCGAGCTGCTGGACTGGCGCGAGGATCGCCCCTTCACGGTGAGCCACGGGGATCCCGTGTTCCCCCGAATCGACACCGATGCCTTCCTGGCCGCGCTGGGTGTCGCCCCCGCGCCCGCCGTGCCTGCGGTACCCGCCAAGCCCGGGAAACCCGCCAAGCCGGCGGCTGCGGAAGCGGCGGAAGAGGACGGGCTGATCACATTCGAACACTTCGGCAAGGCACAACTGCTTGCCGCGCGCATTCTCGAAGCCGACCGCGTGGAAGGAGCCGACCGCCTGCTGCGCCTGAAAATCGACACGGGCAGTGACACGCGCCAGATCGTCGCGGGAATCGCCCTGTTCTACACGCCCGACGAGCTGGTGGGGCGGATGATCTGCGTGGTGGCCAATCTCAAGCCGGCCGTGATCCGGGGCATCGAAAGCCGGGGCATGCTGCTGGCGGCCAAATCCCCGGGATCCCTCGTGCTGGTGAATCCTGGCGATGTGCCACCGGGCGCTTCCATCGGCTGA
- a CDS encoding stage 0 sporulation protein: protein MGAYIEVQFKGNRRLSYTNPMDFPVKLGDDVIVEAEKGEDIGRVVQITDTDRISDEEERHSVRPVLRKAGPHDYQRQQRNAEREPIAEEACRALIREHRLRMKLVNVEYQLDGKKVTFFFTAEGRIDFRNLVKDLAGQLRTRIDLRQIGARDEAKKFGGYGPCGQRQCCSAFLPRFDPVTTSMAKTQNLPLNPIKLSGNCGRLKCCLRYELDFYKSQFDRFPSVETAVETLRGLALVDKIDIFREEVTIRYSDGDMDIVSHEQLMKFMAIKPGEMNCKSSCGSCGAGDVDKFEKEVRRRVEENTGRKPMSQDVDHVAQAAADAPAPENRRVREQPRRESGERREASADGSSPDASGTDSPEGSNRRRRGGRRGGKGRRADEQGPQGPPEA, encoded by the coding sequence ATGGGCGCTTACATAGAAGTGCAGTTCAAGGGAAACCGGCGTCTGAGCTACACCAATCCCATGGACTTCCCCGTGAAACTCGGGGATGACGTGATCGTTGAGGCGGAAAAGGGCGAGGACATCGGCCGCGTGGTGCAGATCACGGATACGGACCGCATCAGCGACGAGGAAGAACGCCACAGCGTGCGTCCCGTGTTGCGCAAGGCTGGTCCCCACGACTACCAGCGCCAGCAGCGCAACGCCGAGCGCGAACCGATTGCCGAGGAAGCCTGCCGGGCGCTGATCCGCGAACACCGTCTGCGGATGAAACTGGTGAACGTGGAGTACCAGCTGGACGGCAAGAAGGTCACCTTCTTCTTCACGGCCGAGGGACGCATCGATTTCCGCAATCTGGTCAAGGATCTGGCCGGCCAGCTGCGGACACGCATCGACCTGCGCCAGATTGGCGCACGCGACGAAGCCAAGAAGTTCGGTGGGTATGGCCCCTGCGGTCAGCGCCAGTGCTGCAGTGCCTTCCTGCCGCGATTCGACCCCGTGACCACATCCATGGCCAAGACCCAGAACCTGCCACTGAACCCGATCAAGCTCTCGGGCAACTGTGGACGGCTGAAGTGCTGCCTGCGTTACGAGCTGGACTTCTACAAGAGCCAGTTCGATCGGTTCCCTTCGGTCGAAACCGCGGTGGAAACCCTGCGCGGGCTGGCGCTGGTGGACAAGATCGACATCTTCCGCGAAGAGGTGACCATTCGTTACTCCGATGGTGACATGGACATCGTGAGCCACGAGCAGCTGATGAAATTCATGGCCATCAAGCCCGGCGAGATGAACTGCAAATCCAGTTGCGGCTCCTGCGGGGCCGGCGATGTGGACAAGTTCGAAAAGGAAGTGCGGCGCCGCGTCGAAGAGAACACCGGTCGCAAGCCGATGAGCCAGGACGTGGATCACGTGGCCCAGGCCGCTGCCGACGCCCCCGCGCCCGAGAATCGCCGAGTGCGCGAACAACCCCGGCGGGAATCCGGCGAGCGCCGGGAGGCTTCCGCCGATGGCTCTTCCCCGGACGCGTCCGGTACCGACTCGCCCGAAGGCAGCAACCGTCGCCGACGCGGTGGTCGACGCGGAGGCAAAGGACGGCGCGCGGACGAGCAGGGACCGCAGGGCCCGCCCGAGGCATAG
- a CDS encoding DNA polymerase III subunit delta' — protein MAFDALIGQPQLKTLLERAWRNDRLASAWLFHGEEDLGASTAALELARLLFCEQGKDLAPCGRCAGCLKMAVLDHPDLHLLFALPVVSGSRNDDNPMDAFQNEVVAERLTLAANFWHQPEVKGANQIHIGQSRYLKRWASLRSFQGNYRVVIVFRAHEMGVQAQNALLKLLEEPPERMVLILCADRPDSMLPTIVSRCQQVRLMPMAEEELARELATRDAAQGRSGAELADLARRSDGLPGRALRMLQNPEPELPLADFLRDVMRKDLGPVMKMLARLEAARDRDAVAGLIRGTQGWLQDQRLLALAGEGAADLVHHRNELDALTAFASRLEVREEEELNEELEKILALLDRNVYLYSILITFVQALRNHIVPRVPA, from the coding sequence ATGGCTTTTGACGCCTTGATTGGCCAGCCCCAGTTGAAGACCCTGCTGGAACGAGCATGGCGCAACGATCGCCTCGCCTCGGCCTGGCTGTTCCATGGCGAAGAGGACCTGGGCGCCAGTACCGCAGCCCTGGAACTGGCCCGTCTGCTGTTCTGCGAGCAGGGCAAGGATCTGGCCCCCTGCGGGCGCTGTGCGGGCTGCCTGAAGATGGCCGTGCTGGATCATCCCGATCTGCATCTGCTGTTCGCTCTGCCCGTGGTCAGTGGCAGTCGAAATGACGACAATCCCATGGATGCCTTCCAGAACGAAGTGGTTGCCGAACGCCTGACACTGGCGGCCAACTTCTGGCACCAGCCCGAGGTCAAGGGTGCGAACCAGATTCACATTGGCCAATCGCGCTACCTGAAACGCTGGGCCAGCCTGCGCAGCTTCCAGGGCAACTACCGGGTGGTGATCGTCTTTCGTGCCCATGAAATGGGAGTGCAGGCCCAGAATGCGCTGCTGAAGCTGCTTGAGGAACCACCGGAACGCATGGTGCTGATTCTTTGCGCCGACCGGCCCGACAGCATGTTGCCCACCATCGTCAGCCGTTGTCAGCAGGTGCGCCTGATGCCGATGGCCGAAGAGGAGCTGGCCCGCGAGCTGGCCACGCGTGACGCGGCCCAGGGCCGCAGCGGCGCCGAACTTGCCGACCTGGCCCGACGCAGTGATGGTCTGCCCGGACGCGCGCTGCGCATGCTGCAGAACCCGGAACCGGAACTGCCCCTGGCCGACTTCCTGCGTGACGTGATGCGCAAGGACCTGGGGCCGGTGATGAAGATGCTGGCCAGACTGGAAGCCGCGCGCGACCGTGATGCGGTGGCCGGGCTGATCCGGGGCACCCAGGGCTGGCTCCAGGATCAGCGCCTGCTGGCGCTGGCCGGCGAGGGGGCCGCGGATCTGGTGCATCACCGCAACGAACTGGACGCCCTGACCGCCTTCGCCTCACGTCTTGAAGTGCGCGAAGAGGAAGAACTGAACGAGGAGCTCGAGAAGATTCTCGCCCTGCTCGATCGCAATGTGTACCTGTACAGCATCCTGATCACGTTCGTGCAGGCTCTGCGCAACCATATCGTCCCCCGAGTACCGGCCTGA
- a CDS encoding copper resistance protein NlpE N-terminal domain-containing protein: MRATRRLLLLLALCGCQAPPEPTPPRPQLPASWVATLPCADCAGIVTTLTLWPDSVFYLERLRLENSEDDQVPDYLLGRWELSDGGRLRLASSEPLPDWQAGPEMLSLRKLNRGPTTYDDSTAATLVLHKELEPLEPRTQLAGFLDHELETLSIRECFSGRRFSVIPGGDSPALDRAWHVLEAHSSGPRLAMISARLGQAASPGGESRFVLYIDRFMSLEEDEDCPGGEE, encoded by the coding sequence ATGCGCGCTACCAGACGACTCCTGCTGTTGCTGGCACTCTGCGGGTGTCAGGCCCCGCCGGAGCCGACACCGCCAAGGCCCCAATTGCCCGCCAGCTGGGTCGCCACCCTTCCCTGTGCCGATTGCGCAGGGATCGTGACCACGTTGACCCTCTGGCCGGATTCGGTGTTCTACCTGGAGCGACTGCGGCTTGAGAACAGCGAAGACGACCAGGTGCCCGACTACCTGCTGGGCAGGTGGGAGCTGAGCGACGGTGGGCGGCTGCGACTGGCATCCAGCGAGCCCCTGCCCGACTGGCAGGCCGGTCCGGAGATGCTGTCCTTGAGGAAACTCAATCGGGGCCCCACGACGTACGATGACTCCACAGCGGCCACACTGGTTCTGCACAAGGAACTGGAACCGCTGGAGCCCCGCACCCAACTGGCAGGGTTTCTGGACCACGAACTGGAAACATTGTCCATTCGTGAGTGTTTCAGTGGGAGACGTTTCTCGGTGATCCCCGGCGGGGACTCCCCGGCTCTGGATCGAGCCTGGCACGTGCTGGAAGCGCATTCCAGCGGACCGCGACTGGCGATGATTTCGGCACGCCTGGGTCAGGCCGCCAGTCCTGGTGGAGAGTCGAGATTCGTGCTGTACATCGACCGGTTCATGTCCCTCGAGGAAGATGAGGACTGCCCTGGAGGGGAAGAATGA
- a CDS encoding TonB-dependent receptor: MNLIPTGLPRQVLLLAAILAATIPGWAARIQGHVRSADGQPLSGVNLVLVSRSMGAASAVDGSYLISGIPAGRFILEVSCLGYTSRRLPLALDEDENLDLDLQLEPAAVELDALVVTGRTADGLQSSRTARVEVVEQQELTRASTDGGLLSSLASRTGVDTRPCALCGAAGVGLQGLDPSYTEIRVDGLSLYGGLGGIYGLDGIGVAGLQQVELSKGVSSAGAGSGAMAGSLNLVSAQTQTRSTLSIGIQGGDTQRHLFESSLVRPVGRASAQVDAAYYAEPDLLDRNNDGLSDTPSIGRGRLAFRLSRDESGWGARAAVQALAERRVAGDTRWTRADRGSELIYGREILTRRFETTLSGKRVTSAGDIRLDAGLAVHRQDSWYGPTNYDALQRRLNLRAGWLRTWSPAQSTELALEYLQDDYQDNLELASPTDRLVRVPSMLLHHVWTPGPQVGLESSLRTEKHIGGELVGIPRLALRWEPVRDWQVRLAAGSGYRPVTLFSLDKAAHAGFDGIDVPSRLRPERSRNLSAGLRWSTGDLESRLTLDGTLFRTDFSDKVVLSWDEVLGITRYANADDAFSQGLELRAELLLVGRWRLDAGGTWSRVRYRYTEPAHAGDMALNQWHDEHLNPFWTARAQLKRLWAEQAVEASLTLRSTGPQVLPEGRGKTYTPTYHLLDLDLQKSLANWTFGLRVENLTDWVQPDAPLVTTATGQTVDAALIYGPMLGRTILARVQWTYQKGSDS; the protein is encoded by the coding sequence ATGAACCTCATACCAACAGGCCTGCCTCGGCAGGTCCTGCTGCTTGCCGCCATCCTGGCGGCCACCATCCCGGGATGGGCCGCCCGCATCCAGGGCCATGTCCGGAGCGCGGATGGACAACCCCTCAGCGGGGTCAATCTGGTCCTGGTGTCACGCTCGATGGGAGCCGCCAGCGCCGTGGACGGCAGTTATCTGATCAGCGGAATTCCCGCCGGACGCTTCATTCTTGAGGTGAGTTGCCTGGGTTACACCTCTCGTCGACTGCCACTGGCTCTCGACGAGGATGAGAATCTGGACCTGGACCTGCAGCTCGAACCCGCTGCGGTGGAACTGGACGCGCTGGTGGTCACGGGACGCACCGCGGATGGCCTGCAGTCGTCCCGGACCGCGCGGGTGGAGGTGGTGGAACAGCAGGAGTTGACACGTGCCTCGACCGACGGCGGCCTGCTGAGTTCGCTCGCCTCGCGCACCGGAGTGGACACCCGTCCCTGCGCCCTCTGCGGCGCGGCGGGCGTGGGTCTGCAGGGACTGGACCCCTCGTACACGGAAATCCGCGTCGATGGACTCAGCCTGTACGGCGGCCTGGGCGGAATCTATGGGCTGGATGGCATCGGCGTAGCGGGCCTGCAGCAGGTTGAACTGAGCAAGGGAGTCTCCTCGGCCGGTGCCGGTTCCGGTGCCATGGCCGGCTCGCTCAATCTGGTCAGTGCCCAGACCCAGACCCGTTCGACTCTCAGCATTGGAATTCAGGGGGGCGACACCCAGCGCCACCTCTTCGAATCCTCTCTGGTTCGACCCGTGGGACGTGCCAGTGCCCAGGTGGATGCCGCGTACTACGCCGAACCCGATCTGCTCGACCGCAACAACGACGGCCTGAGCGACACGCCCTCGATCGGACGCGGCAGGTTGGCCTTTCGGTTGAGCCGCGATGAAAGCGGCTGGGGGGCGCGGGCGGCCGTGCAGGCCCTCGCGGAACGCCGGGTGGCCGGTGACACACGCTGGACGCGCGCCGACCGGGGCAGCGAACTGATCTACGGACGCGAAATCCTGACTCGCCGATTCGAAACCACCCTGTCGGGCAAGCGCGTGACGAGTGCCGGTGACATCCGGCTGGATGCGGGCCTGGCCGTGCACCGCCAGGATTCCTGGTACGGCCCCACCAACTACGATGCCCTCCAGCGACGGCTGAACCTGCGAGCGGGCTGGCTGAGGACCTGGTCCCCGGCCCAGAGTACCGAGCTTGCGCTGGAGTATCTGCAGGACGATTACCAGGACAATCTTGAACTGGCCAGCCCAACGGACCGCCTCGTGCGTGTGCCATCCATGCTGCTGCATCACGTCTGGACCCCGGGGCCACAGGTTGGTCTGGAGAGTTCGCTGCGTACCGAGAAGCACATCGGTGGCGAGCTGGTGGGCATTCCCCGTCTGGCCCTGCGCTGGGAACCTGTGCGCGACTGGCAGGTGCGCCTCGCGGCAGGCAGCGGTTATCGGCCCGTGACACTCTTCAGTCTGGACAAGGCGGCTCACGCCGGTTTTGATGGGATCGATGTCCCGTCGCGCCTGCGCCCTGAACGCAGTCGCAATCTGAGCGCGGGTCTGCGCTGGTCCACCGGCGACCTTGAGTCACGCCTGACGCTGGATGGCACGCTGTTCCGCACCGATTTCAGCGACAAGGTGGTGCTCAGCTGGGACGAGGTTCTGGGCATCACGCGTTACGCCAACGCGGACGACGCGTTCAGTCAGGGGCTTGAACTGCGCGCAGAACTGTTGCTTGTGGGGCGCTGGCGCCTGGACGCGGGCGGCACCTGGTCGCGCGTGCGTTACCGGTATACGGAACCGGCCCATGCGGGAGACATGGCCCTGAACCAGTGGCACGACGAGCACCTCAATCCCTTCTGGACCGCACGGGCCCAGCTCAAGCGTCTCTGGGCAGAGCAGGCCGTGGAGGCCTCGCTGACCTTGCGCTCGACGGGTCCTCAGGTGTTGCCCGAAGGCCGCGGCAAGACCTATACACCGACCTATCACCTGCTGGATCTGGATCTGCAGAAGTCCCTGGCCAACTGGACCTTCGGCTTGCGCGTCGAGAACCTGACGGACTGGGTCCAGCCCGACGCCCCGCTGGTGACGACAGCCACGGGCCAGACCGTGGACGCCGCCCTGATCTACGGCCCCATGCTGGGGCGCACGATTCTGGCCCGAGTGCAATGGACCTACCAGAAAGGAAGTGACTCATGA
- a CDS encoding 8-oxo-dGTP diphosphatase translates to MPPIEATLCYLEHDGQVLMLHRNSRADDVHYGKYNGLGGKLDPGESPLDCVLRELHEECGLRPGRIRFSGHIAFPAFDGTRDWSVFLYRAFEPQGTLSADPAEGALEWVPREQLLELPLWEGDRHFLPWVLADRRFMARFVYEAGVYRSHEVHFIDEDLAL, encoded by the coding sequence ATGCCACCCATCGAAGCCACCCTCTGTTACCTGGAGCACGACGGCCAGGTCCTGATGCTGCATCGCAATTCGCGAGCGGACGATGTGCACTACGGCAAGTACAATGGTCTGGGCGGAAAACTGGATCCCGGTGAAAGCCCGCTGGACTGCGTGCTGCGCGAGCTGCACGAGGAATGCGGTCTGCGACCGGGGCGCATCCGCTTCAGTGGACACATCGCCTTTCCAGCTTTCGACGGCACGCGCGACTGGTCCGTGTTCCTATACAGGGCCTTCGAGCCTCAGGGAACACTGTCCGCCGACCCTGCGGAGGGAGCCCTGGAATGGGTCCCCCGCGAGCAGCTGCTCGAGCTGCCGCTCTGGGAAGGCGACCGCCACTTCCTGCCCTGGGTGCTGGCCGACCGTCGTTTCATGGCCCGATTCGTCTACGAAGCCGGTGTCTACCGCAGCCATGAGGTGCATTTCATCGACGAGGACCTGGCCCTCTGA